Proteins from a genomic interval of Ensifer canadensis:
- a CDS encoding GNAT family N-acetyltransferase: MIILLTPGDFEALAEGVAPSGLRLVEDSVIAPQEVLRMLSDLNRAIAADFSPSAWMIVANEEIVGLCSVIRPPGNGELHIGYGVAPSREGRGIATAAVGDLLDWARSDRRVRRISAETAVDNVASQRVLERNGFAQAGQRTDPEDGPLICWEIATLQ, encoded by the coding sequence ATGATCATATTACTTACACCGGGCGACTTCGAAGCGCTCGCTGAGGGCGTTGCGCCTTCGGGCCTCCGCCTCGTTGAGGATAGCGTCATCGCACCGCAGGAGGTACTGCGCATGCTGTCCGATCTCAACCGAGCCATCGCGGCGGATTTCAGTCCGTCCGCCTGGATGATCGTGGCCAACGAAGAGATCGTCGGACTCTGTTCGGTCATTAGGCCGCCAGGGAACGGTGAGCTGCATATCGGCTACGGCGTTGCGCCGTCGCGCGAAGGTCGCGGCATCGCCACGGCAGCCGTGGGCGACCTGCTGGACTGGGCGCGTAGCGATCGTCGTGTTAGGCGGATTTCGGCCGAAACAGCGGTGGACAACGTCGCCTCCCAGCGCGTGCTGGAGAGGAACGGGTTCGCACAGGCAGGACAACGGACCGACCCTGAGGACGGTCCGCTCATCTGCTGGGAAATCGCTACTCTCCAATGA
- a CDS encoding DUF6429 family protein, producing MEIDEDKIDDIVLALLWLTLHNERCAWKGFDWATTDRLHKKGMIGDPVNKSKSLILTDEGLERSEALFRELFTRRPH from the coding sequence ATGGAGATCGATGAGGACAAGATCGACGATATCGTTTTGGCGCTGTTATGGCTGACGCTACATAACGAGCGTTGTGCCTGGAAGGGTTTCGACTGGGCAACGACGGATCGGCTTCACAAGAAGGGCATGATCGGCGACCCAGTCAACAAGTCGAAGTCATTGATCCTGACCGATGAAGGCTTGGAGCGTTCGGAAGCGTTGTTCCGGGAGTTGTTTACGCGGCGGCCGCATTAA
- a CDS encoding GNAT family N-acetyltransferase: MAKALKKDADLDELDAVAYLERLWVNPSLRGHGIAHRLLREAQHVLGRAGLLVMMKAHPDDFDEGANQKLAAYYQSEKQLRFRQVSKKHEGWLVAAWQDPAVNKEDESFLDLDVRETPAIDENE, translated from the coding sequence GTGGCGAAAGCGTTGAAAAAAGATGCCGATTTGGATGAGCTCGACGCGGTGGCGTATCTCGAGCGACTGTGGGTGAACCCGTCCCTGCGAGGACACGGCATCGCCCACCGACTTCTCCGCGAAGCTCAGCATGTCCTCGGTCGCGCTGGGCTTCTCGTCATGATGAAGGCACACCCTGACGATTTCGATGAAGGCGCCAATCAGAAGCTCGCCGCCTACTATCAATCAGAAAAGCAACTGCGCTTCCGTCAGGTTTCGAAGAAGCACGAGGGGTGGCTAGTCGCCGCGTGGCAGGATCCTGCCGTCAACAAAGAGGACGAGAGCTTCCTTGATCTTGATGTCAGGGAAACTCCCGCAATCGACGAGAACGAGTAG
- a CDS encoding glutathione S-transferase family protein, whose product MDRSQLEAMIELAQKGIVEKSRVGTIRNPDGDHKGRFVLFHAAMSFCSQKVRATLAQRGAAFKSNEMLILGRRLPDGALIPAENYSPDYVRLRLLGREVMKGPLVEAYSGISSVSAAGLDPCAVPTLVDLDTAEVIVDSLRICIHIDAVLPGSNRLIPVDARQLKNVRRQLRAVDLTPHPGLLYGFHPEDDRRPEPIKQAMSSVYEEKIEALNSLIKANEENCELAAAYQAKIAKEAGGKDLRRDPGFQIKLRGSTRNILLGLDADLRQNHYDWLCAPHLTLADLFWGVSLVRLKYLGLASLWGDLPTIDAYLKRLLELPSIQSEVLASTISSMPPSDHLAA is encoded by the coding sequence ATGGACAGATCCCAATTGGAAGCAATGATCGAATTGGCGCAGAAAGGCATCGTGGAGAAGTCACGGGTCGGAACCATTCGGAATCCGGACGGGGACCACAAAGGCAGGTTCGTCCTGTTTCATGCTGCGATGTCGTTTTGCTCACAGAAGGTGCGGGCGACCTTGGCTCAGCGCGGGGCAGCTTTCAAGTCGAACGAAATGCTCATCCTCGGTCGCAGATTGCCGGATGGCGCTTTAATTCCCGCCGAGAACTACTCCCCTGATTATGTGCGCCTGAGGCTGCTGGGGAGAGAGGTCATGAAGGGGCCGTTGGTCGAAGCCTATTCCGGCATTTCTTCGGTTAGCGCCGCTGGGCTGGATCCGTGCGCGGTCCCAACGCTTGTCGACCTAGATACGGCAGAGGTCATCGTCGACTCTTTACGTATATGCATCCACATTGACGCCGTCCTGCCAGGATCGAACCGGCTTATTCCGGTGGATGCCCGCCAGTTAAAGAACGTGCGGAGGCAGCTCAGGGCAGTCGACCTAACTCCGCATCCCGGACTCCTCTACGGCTTCCATCCGGAAGACGACAGGCGGCCCGAACCTATCAAGCAGGCGATGTCTTCTGTCTACGAGGAGAAGATCGAGGCGTTGAACTCGTTGATTAAGGCAAATGAAGAAAACTGCGAGCTCGCCGCTGCGTATCAGGCGAAGATAGCGAAGGAAGCCGGCGGGAAAGATCTCCGCCGCGATCCCGGCTTTCAGATCAAGCTTCGTGGCTCCACCCGCAACATCCTGCTAGGGCTAGACGCGGACCTGCGCCAAAACCATTACGATTGGCTTTGCGCACCCCACTTAACGCTCGCCGACCTGTTCTGGGGGGTTAGCCTGGTCCGCTTGAAGTATTTGGGACTGGCGAGCCTATGGGGCGATCTACCGACGATCGATGCATATCTTAAGCGCCTCCTCGAGCTGCCGTCGATTCAGTCCGAAGTGCTCGCTTCGACCATATCGTCCATGCCCCCGTCCGACCATCTGGCCGCCTGA
- a CDS encoding tryptophan 2,3-dioxygenase family protein: MNETVLNPQAAGDGHTPYSRYVQTEVLHTLQDLVSDSPAEPAFLANVQISEIYWALITRELLTAQVELRNDNVPATTRVLRRIVSHMEAFNANWRSLSWLTPAELMPILKGLSAKHGKDTALQGWTFREMVFLLGVKDRPSLEHFEPQPHRRKQLAERLNSPSLYDDILAALARDGKPVPPQYLTPNYAAAYVPSKDIEEIWADIYRKDDPADAWRTLAELLADIAVEFTNWKYLHLMATRRTFGSRPAYHGVDAIQWLLPTMEEIPFPEVWTARGMVA, translated from the coding sequence ATGAATGAGACCGTGTTGAATCCCCAAGCTGCCGGCGATGGCCATACTCCTTACAGCAGATACGTTCAGACGGAGGTACTCCACACGCTCCAGGATCTCGTAAGCGATAGTCCAGCTGAGCCGGCGTTTCTGGCAAACGTCCAGATCAGTGAAATCTATTGGGCGTTGATCACCCGCGAGCTTCTCACGGCACAAGTCGAGCTGCGCAACGACAACGTTCCGGCGACCACTCGCGTGCTTCGCCGTATCGTTAGCCACATGGAAGCCTTCAATGCCAACTGGCGGTCGCTTTCCTGGTTGACCCCGGCCGAGTTGATGCCGATTCTCAAGGGCCTCAGCGCGAAGCATGGCAAGGACACGGCTCTCCAAGGTTGGACGTTTCGCGAAATGGTCTTCCTGCTGGGGGTGAAGGACAGGCCCTCGCTCGAACACTTCGAGCCGCAGCCGCACCGCCGCAAACAGCTCGCCGAGCGCCTCAACTCTCCTAGCCTCTACGACGACATTCTCGCTGCATTGGCCCGTGACGGCAAACCGGTCCCTCCGCAGTATCTGACACCGAACTACGCCGCGGCCTACGTTCCCAGCAAGGACATCGAGGAGATATGGGCTGACATTTATCGCAAGGACGATCCGGCGGACGCTTGGCGGACACTCGCCGAGCTGCTGGCGGACATCGCCGTTGAGTTCACGAACTGGAAATATCTGCATCTCATGGCTACTCGGCGCACCTTCGGTTCGCGTCCGGCCTACCATGGCGTCGACGCGATCCAGTGGCTGCTTCCGACAATGGAAGAGATCCCGTTCCCGGAAGTTTGGACGGCGCGTGGAATGGTCGCCTGA
- a CDS encoding LysR substrate-binding domain-containing protein, with amino-acid sequence MLDLKDVYFFVQVVDRGGFTAAGESLRVPKSTLSHRVRELERSLGVRLINRTSRQFGMTDVGAEFYQYALQMLHSADLAEEFVRQRLNEPSGTIRITTAVEIAQFALRDLIPVFLNKYPKVKIVEIATDRLVDMVAEGFDLALRGHVASLQNSTLVQRGIASVPWYLFASPEYLRTAGEITDPSCLSDHSTLAMDRHGAETWKLKGPDGKETEVPIDPRFLSNNMIALKEAACANLGVAALPGYMCREEIAAGRLHQILPGWMAADARMSALIPYRNGLLPAVRSLVDFLAAEVPKVTAFTPRTE; translated from the coding sequence GTGCTTGATCTCAAAGACGTTTATTTCTTCGTTCAAGTTGTCGACCGCGGTGGCTTCACTGCGGCAGGCGAAAGCTTGCGAGTTCCGAAATCGACGCTGAGCCACAGAGTGCGCGAGCTCGAACGCTCGCTGGGCGTCCGCCTCATAAATCGGACGTCGCGACAGTTCGGCATGACGGACGTCGGCGCTGAATTTTATCAGTATGCATTGCAGATGTTGCACAGTGCAGACTTGGCGGAGGAGTTCGTCCGGCAACGGCTTAACGAACCCAGCGGGACGATCAGGATCACGACTGCAGTGGAAATTGCGCAGTTTGCGCTTCGAGATCTTATTCCTGTATTTCTGAACAAGTATCCCAAGGTGAAAATCGTCGAGATCGCCACCGACCGACTTGTCGACATGGTCGCGGAAGGCTTTGACCTGGCGTTGCGCGGGCACGTTGCATCACTCCAGAACTCCACGCTGGTTCAGCGCGGCATCGCCAGCGTGCCATGGTACCTCTTCGCCAGTCCGGAATATCTTAGGACCGCAGGCGAAATTACGGATCCGTCTTGTTTGAGCGATCATTCGACACTGGCGATGGATCGCCACGGTGCAGAGACGTGGAAACTGAAGGGACCTGACGGCAAGGAGACCGAGGTCCCCATCGATCCGAGATTTCTCAGCAACAACATGATCGCGCTGAAAGAGGCGGCTTGTGCGAATCTGGGCGTGGCCGCGCTTCCCGGATACATGTGTCGCGAAGAGATTGCGGCAGGCAGGCTGCATCAGATCTTACCCGGCTGGATGGCTGCCGACGCGCGCATGAGCGCATTGATCCCCTACCGAAACGGGTTGCTCCCCGCAGTACGGTCGCTCGTGGACTTTCTGGCCGCAGAGGTCCCCAAAGTGACCGCCTTCACTCCGAGAACCGAATAA
- a CDS encoding nitroreductase — MHANAKWEESAVDRSTVVDLVMTERRAKRGFLKDPVSLDTVCGILNAARYAPSSSNIQPWKCHVLTGDARNRITTKAVDIFRAGPDKLAPEYPFFPQPLHDPFITRFNLFRGQLGDAVGVPRSDKYGRLKDVERQFRFFGAPVGMIFTMDRTLEWASFICYGCFLQNLMLAAKARGLDTCAQQIWSLQHNMLREELGFADSDMVVAGLSLGYADNNLAENNMPNHKLDIEEFVTFVS; from the coding sequence ATGCATGCTAACGCGAAATGGGAAGAAAGTGCTGTCGACAGGTCGACGGTCGTCGACCTGGTCATGACTGAAAGAAGGGCCAAGAGAGGCTTTCTCAAGGACCCGGTTTCACTCGACACTGTTTGTGGCATCCTTAATGCGGCGCGTTACGCGCCCAGTTCAAGCAACATCCAGCCTTGGAAGTGTCATGTTCTCACGGGGGATGCCCGCAACCGCATCACCACCAAGGCGGTGGATATCTTCCGCGCGGGGCCTGACAAGCTCGCCCCCGAATACCCATTCTTTCCGCAACCCCTTCACGACCCGTTCATCACTCGCTTCAATCTTTTTCGCGGGCAGCTCGGGGATGCAGTCGGCGTCCCGAGAAGCGACAAGTACGGAAGACTGAAAGATGTGGAACGGCAATTTCGCTTCTTCGGGGCCCCGGTCGGCATGATTTTCACAATGGATCGCACGCTCGAGTGGGCGAGTTTCATTTGCTATGGCTGTTTTCTGCAGAATCTGATGCTTGCCGCGAAGGCTCGCGGTCTGGATACCTGCGCGCAGCAGATATGGTCCCTGCAACATAACATGCTGCGCGAAGAGCTGGGCTTCGCGGACAGCGACATGGTGGTCGCCGGACTTTCCCTGGGCTACGCGGACAACAACTTGGCCGAAAACAACATGCCCAATCACAAGCTCGACATCGAAGAGTTCGTTACGTTCGTCAGTTGA
- a CDS encoding glutathione S-transferase family protein produces MLKLYDSRFSGNSWKIRILLNQLRKPFERHTLDLELGETKTDEFYKLNRFSRIPVLQLEDGRTIVESAAILLYLAEGSPLLPADPYVRSQIVGWMFFEQGDLQRSIPLARVYHIRGLADKMSQQIERLHADGYMGLEKLDRWLAKNDWLVGDGYTVADLALFPYVSLAHEGKFEMRRFPYINLWLDRVRSQPGFLGIFDQSSYHAA; encoded by the coding sequence ATGCTTAAACTCTATGACAGCCGTTTCTCAGGCAATTCATGGAAGATAAGGATTTTGCTGAACCAATTGCGGAAGCCGTTCGAACGACACACGCTCGATTTGGAATTGGGAGAAACCAAAACCGACGAGTTCTACAAGCTCAATCGCTTTAGCCGAATTCCCGTACTTCAGCTAGAAGATGGACGTACGATCGTCGAGTCCGCTGCAATTCTGTTGTACCTGGCGGAAGGCTCGCCGCTCTTGCCCGCAGATCCATATGTGCGATCCCAGATCGTCGGATGGATGTTCTTCGAGCAGGGAGACCTGCAGCGTTCGATACCATTGGCTCGCGTGTATCATATCCGAGGCCTCGCGGACAAAATGTCCCAGCAGATCGAACGGCTTCATGCCGATGGGTACATGGGGCTCGAGAAGCTGGATCGCTGGCTCGCGAAGAATGATTGGTTGGTTGGAGACGGCTACACAGTCGCTGATCTTGCTCTCTTCCCTTACGTCTCACTTGCGCACGAGGGAAAATTCGAAATGCGCCGTTTTCCGTATATCAATTTGTGGCTAGACCGCGTGAGATCCCAACCGGGCTTCTTGGGGATTTTCGATCAGAGTAGCTACCACGCCGCTTAG
- a CDS encoding CBS domain-containing protein, which yields MSVQGILKEKGCVVVTAPPKATVADACRVLHDNHIGAIVVVDEQNAIKGIFTERDVVSVITRNGSQALAANLQQVMWKNVYCCTKDTSINGLMEAMNRHKARHLPVQDNGRLAGIISIGDVLRHHIKAIEYEAEYIRSYIAG from the coding sequence ATGTCGGTACAGGGAATCCTGAAAGAGAAAGGATGCGTTGTCGTTACCGCGCCGCCGAAGGCTACGGTGGCGGACGCCTGCCGTGTCCTTCACGACAATCACATTGGCGCAATCGTCGTGGTTGACGAACAGAATGCCATCAAGGGGATTTTCACGGAACGAGACGTCGTCTCTGTCATCACAAGGAACGGCTCGCAGGCGTTGGCTGCGAACCTCCAGCAGGTGATGTGGAAAAACGTCTACTGCTGCACCAAGGATACGAGCATCAACGGCTTGATGGAGGCGATGAATCGTCACAAGGCTCGTCACCTGCCGGTCCAGGACAACGGTCGCCTTGCCGGCATCATTTCGATCGGAGACGTATTGCGTCATCACATCAAAGCAATTGAATACGAGGCCGAGTACATTCGCTCATACATCGCAGGTTGA
- a CDS encoding amidase: MPTHIEADRGRPSIGRLLAELAAGAISPVDVIDDAICYARNCQAEVNAFAEIDEVGARHAASHGERRYGERQARPLEGIAIAVKDMIDTGGISTRYGSIVHMDHVPGNDAEVVRVLKDNGAIVVGKTTTHEFAWGVTTSSKAFGDTLNPHDHSRIPGGSSGGMAAAVAYGAVRAGLGTDTGGSVRIPAALCGVVGFKPTYGRLPLAGVFPLAISLDHIGLLGQTVEDVARVCRPLGIDSESGHSPRRKRIGIFRQVGKVPLASGVAESFDTACAALRSEHDLVELDGADLFARCFASFAGIVLSEGGAVHFRRHDLAFITKHYEQETASRLKLAAAVELAEYADCQETRRRFTEDIERVIAQFDVLITPTCPCIAPRIGAEEVTIGHWNGSIREALMTYTAPFNLAGLPAISLPIQVCRNDGLPVGLQIIAKRGCDEDLLAAATEIEGLLTRRGSPAPCSKEGS; this comes from the coding sequence ATGCCCACGCACATCGAAGCAGATCGGGGCAGACCGTCGATCGGGAGACTGCTGGCTGAACTGGCCGCCGGAGCCATATCACCCGTGGATGTCATCGACGATGCGATATGCTATGCCCGGAATTGCCAAGCGGAAGTCAACGCGTTTGCGGAGATCGACGAGGTCGGTGCGCGCCATGCCGCGTCCCACGGCGAACGACGCTACGGTGAACGCCAAGCTCGTCCGCTGGAAGGGATCGCAATTGCCGTCAAGGACATGATCGATACCGGCGGCATTTCGACAAGATATGGTTCCATTGTCCATATGGATCATGTGCCGGGAAACGACGCCGAGGTAGTTCGAGTACTCAAGGACAACGGTGCTATCGTCGTCGGAAAAACGACGACCCATGAGTTCGCCTGGGGCGTTACAACCTCGAGCAAGGCTTTCGGCGACACGCTCAACCCGCACGACCATAGCCGAATCCCGGGCGGATCGAGCGGCGGGATGGCGGCCGCTGTGGCCTACGGCGCGGTCCGCGCGGGATTGGGAACCGATACCGGAGGATCAGTAAGAATTCCGGCGGCTCTATGCGGCGTGGTCGGGTTCAAGCCAACTTACGGACGTCTGCCGCTGGCAGGCGTATTCCCCTTGGCGATCTCGCTCGACCACATCGGCCTCCTGGGCCAGACCGTAGAGGACGTAGCCCGCGTTTGCAGACCGCTCGGGATCGACAGCGAGTCCGGCCATTCACCACGAAGGAAGCGCATTGGAATCTTTCGACAAGTCGGCAAGGTCCCGCTCGCCTCTGGAGTGGCCGAATCCTTCGACACGGCGTGCGCGGCCTTACGATCTGAACATGACCTCGTTGAATTGGACGGGGCTGACCTCTTCGCCCGGTGCTTTGCGTCATTTGCGGGAATAGTGCTTTCGGAGGGCGGCGCTGTCCATTTTCGCCGACATGACCTCGCATTCATCACAAAGCACTACGAACAGGAGACCGCGTCCCGTCTCAAGCTCGCGGCCGCGGTAGAGCTAGCCGAATACGCGGACTGCCAGGAGACCCGGCGCCGGTTCACAGAGGATATTGAACGCGTCATCGCTCAGTTTGACGTTCTTATTACGCCCACATGCCCCTGCATCGCTCCCCGCATTGGAGCGGAAGAGGTCACTATCGGGCACTGGAATGGGTCAATCCGAGAGGCTCTCATGACTTACACAGCGCCGTTCAACCTCGCAGGGCTTCCGGCCATTTCACTGCCGATCCAGGTTTGTCGGAACGACGGTCTGCCGGTCGGCCTGCAGATCATAGCGAAGCGGGGCTGCGATGAGGACCTGCTAGCAGCCGCGACCGAGATTGAAGGTCTTCTAACCCGGCGAGGATCGCCGGCCCCCTGCTCAAAGGAAGGCTCATAG
- a CDS encoding iron-containing alcohol dehydrogenase, translating to MEKIEFLPQDNVIWGRGILADALGQLTQYGIKKPIVFTVEPLDALRRSSVAPNLPNSVGTFVDLPPHVPDFAVNQALEACEASGAKSIVAVGGGSVLDAAKAVSHFHQIRHGTYLPIAALPTTLSGSEFSHYFGVTETAKEIKFKRSYAVKPTVPRVVIVDPELIRGTPRALLLSSAIKGIDHAVEGMRLVGPDHPHAILAASGVRRFLDVLSSWPANVETEEALQRHEVDLDDLLQLQLAAWHCYFFPASVIYGLSHRIGHILGGTYGVPHSVTSCVTLAPVIRACSTFYGEKLRIFNDAVSGVEAASKLSGDIEAVVTRLGLPARLRDLNFDHDKLSAVATLLIENYPREVADLREGAAQRLTDLLERLW from the coding sequence ATGGAAAAGATTGAATTTCTTCCGCAGGACAACGTCATCTGGGGCCGTGGGATTCTCGCTGACGCCTTAGGTCAGCTTACCCAGTACGGCATCAAGAAGCCTATCGTCTTCACAGTCGAGCCGCTCGATGCGCTCAGACGTTCCTCCGTAGCCCCCAACCTCCCCAATAGCGTGGGGACCTTCGTGGACCTACCTCCCCATGTCCCCGATTTCGCGGTGAATCAAGCTCTCGAAGCTTGTGAAGCCAGCGGTGCGAAGTCGATTGTCGCCGTAGGTGGCGGCTCGGTTCTCGATGCTGCCAAGGCTGTCTCGCATTTCCACCAAATCAGGCACGGGACATATCTTCCGATTGCGGCGTTGCCGACGACGTTGTCGGGCTCCGAGTTTTCGCATTATTTCGGCGTCACGGAAACGGCAAAGGAGATTAAGTTCAAGCGCAGCTATGCCGTCAAGCCGACGGTGCCGAGGGTCGTGATAGTCGACCCTGAACTGATCAGAGGAACGCCGAGGGCACTTCTGCTTTCATCTGCGATAAAGGGCATCGACCATGCTGTGGAAGGAATGCGGCTTGTCGGCCCGGATCATCCGCATGCGATATTGGCCGCCAGCGGCGTCCGTCGGTTTCTCGACGTATTGAGCTCGTGGCCGGCGAACGTCGAAACCGAAGAGGCCCTCCAGCGGCACGAAGTCGATCTCGATGACCTCCTCCAGCTCCAGCTCGCGGCCTGGCACTGCTACTTCTTTCCCGCCTCGGTAATCTACGGCTTGAGCCACCGCATCGGTCACATACTGGGTGGCACCTACGGAGTTCCGCACAGCGTGACGTCGTGCGTCACTCTTGCGCCGGTGATTCGTGCCTGCTCGACCTTCTATGGCGAGAAGCTTCGGATATTCAATGATGCGGTCTCCGGTGTCGAAGCTGCTTCAAAACTTTCGGGGGACATCGAAGCCGTTGTCACGCGGCTCGGTCTTCCCGCCCGTCTACGCGATCTAAATTTCGATCACGACAAACTGTCGGCGGTAGCGACGTTGCTGATCGAAAATTATCCACGCGAGGTCGCGGATCTCCGGGAGGGGGCCGCGCAGAGGCTTACAGACTTGTTGGAAAGGCTCTGGTAG